DNA sequence from the Paenibacillus azoreducens genome:
CGGAATAGGCCGACTGCAAGAAAGGCTTCAGTCCGCCTGCAATCCATAACGCATCCTCTCTGGCGCAGAGGCCTGCAGTCCGAAAATCATCCCGATCAAAAAACTCCCCGGCCACCGCCAGCAGATGGCGGAAATCATTGCGCAGCCATCCCCCGTATTGCGAAACGATGAGATATCTTCCGTCATCGGCATCGCCGATCAGCGGGGTTAATCCGTCCGGCTTCATGATTTGCAGCATAAAATCAAACATCGCCTCAAGACGGCGCAAATATTCCGCAGAAAAGCCAAGGTCATTCCTTGCGCACCAAATCGTTGTTACGAGAAACATTTCCGCGACAAGACGATGGTAGGACGTGGATGCCTCGTAGTTCGTTCCGTCCGGATGGACCTGGATGAACATTTCTTTTTCCAATTCCGACAGACCGAAAGCCAGCCACTCTGCCGGACCGGTACCCTGCATCCGGTCTTCGGGCACGTGAAAGCCGCGGAAATAAAGCCCCAGCGCAATCAGCCCGGCCAAATCGGCCGTATAATGATTGCCTGTATGTTCCCCGGTGTTTTCAAGATTTCCGCGGATAAATCTGCCGTGCAAATATAGCGATGCATGGAAGTTCTCCCAAAAGGCGTCCGGTATGGACGGGCTTTCCCGAAAAAAAGGAACGGCGGCAATCCAATTCGCCGCGCGGATGGCCACATCCATCGCACAGGTCCAGTTGACGGACATCCCCACCGGATTCTGTAAGATCCAATCTTCCAGCTGCATCCGGAATTCAAGTGCGTATTTCTCGTCCCCTGTAAGCCAATAGGCCTTCCCCAGCGTAAACAAATGCTGAAAACGCGACAGTTCCCAAGGAACTTTAACGTCAGCCGCGTTGTCCAGATCAACGATTTTGATTCGTTTATAAAACTTCTTGGCCCACCGGTACCCCGACTTAAAATCCTCATTCCAAGGCAAAGAAGGCCCCAGTTGGGTATCGCCTGATCCCAGCAGATCAAATACATGCGCGCAGATTCGATCCGCATCGCGAATAATATCCGCATCGAGCCCCTCGGTCAGAAGCATTTTCATATATCCGTCCTTGTCCGCAGGATTAACGAGGTAAGCGCACTCCGGCACAAACGAACGGAACAGCTCTGCCGGAATGGAAACCGGCTTGCGTCTGATCCGATATTCGCGGTATACGAAACCGGCCTGTTCTGCGGCTTTGCCGGCAACTTTTTTGACGGCTATCCGAAAAGGCATCTTCTTCAAGCGCCTGAATTTGGTTTGAAGCGTAAGCATGACCTACACTCTCGCTTCCACGCGGGAGGGATGCATGAAAAATCCTCTCGTATCCACCACGATTTTGTCTTCAAGCAGTTCGGGGCCGATCGGGCCGAAAGCGTCATGGTTGACGAGCAGCAGGACAATATCCGCCTGGCGCACCGCCTCCTCCGCTTCGCAAAACTGTACATTTCCGTACTGCAGGCTGACCGGCAGTTCCTTGATATGGGGCTCGGCAACATACAGGTAAGCGGCCGCCGCCTTGGCCAAATGTTCCACAATCGCCAGCGCCGGACTTTCGCGCAAATCATCAATATTTGCCTTAAAAGATAAACCCAAGCAGGCAATTCCCGGTGATTTCAGCTTTGCGGCAACCTGGATGACCTTCTCCGCCACATACCATGGCTTGGAATCGTTGACGATCCGGGCCGTATGGATCAGCTTCGCCTGCTCCGGGGCAGCATCCACCAAAAACCAGGGATCGACCGCGATGCAATGTCCGCCTACGCCGGGGCCGGGCTGAAGAATATTGACCCTCGGATGGCGGTTGGCCAGACGGATCAATTCCCACACGTCGATCTCCAGATGATCGCAGATCAGAGACAGCTCATTCGCAAACGCAATATTGACGTCCCGGAAGGAATTCTCCGTCAGCTTAGCCATTTCGGCCGTACGCGCATTCGTCTCCAGAATGGCCCCCTTGACGAAATGCCGGTAAAAATCAGCGGTCCATCGTGTGGACGCCTCGTCGATTCCGCCGACAATCCGGTCATTCTCCACCAGTTCGCGCAAAATTTGACCGGGCAGAACCCGCTCCGGGCAATAGGAAACAAAAATACGGTTATATGCGGCATAAAGCGAATCGGAAATGCTCAGATCCCTTCTTGCTTCCAGAATCCAGTCCGCAATTCGTTCCGTCGTGCCAACCGGACTGGTTGATTCGAGGATGACCAGATTCCCGGGGCGCAGGTATGGAATCACCGCTTTAACGGCCTGCTCCACATAAGTCAGGTCAGGTTTGTTGTTTTCTTGAAAAGGGGTCGGTACGGCTAAAATATAAACATCCGCTTCCGCCGGAATTGTTGAAGCGCGAAGCAGTCCGCATTGTACGGCTTCCTTTACGACTTGGTCCAAATCCGGCTCCGTGATGTGAACCTCTCCCTGACTGATCTTTTCGACCGTATGTATGTTAACGTCTACGCCGTGTACCTGAAATCCGTTTTTGGCCAGCAGGCCGGCCGTCGGAAGTCCGATATACCCCAATCCTACTACGCATACTTTTTTCACCATTTACGTCCCTGCCCTTGTAATAAAATTGAGGGAATCCCTCTTCGCAAAGCTCCCGCCATGAAGAACATCCTTTAAAAGAAAAACGACTTTCGACGTGCCTCCACAAAAGACGCGCTGCTTTTAGCGGATGCTTTTCTTGTGAAATAAGGATGCGTAACCAGGCGAGATATGCTTTCTCGTATTTAAAGAAAAACGTCTATCGACGTACTTTCAAAGAAGACAGACGGCGTTTAGCGGAAGTTTTTCTTGCGATCTTAGGTACTTAAGCTCCGCTTAAAACTTATTATTTTATAGTCTTCAAAAAGAGGGCTTCTCCTGTTTCTCCAGCTGAAGAATGCGGTCCATCGCGGACAAAAGCGGCAGCCGCAAATCCTCCTGATGCAGTGCGAAATCGATGGTAGTCAATATGTAGCCGAGCTTTTCCCCGACATCAAACCGCTCCCCTTTAAACGCATAAGCGATGCAGCCCTGTTCCACGATCAGCTTCTGGATGGCGTCTGTCAGCTGTATTTCACCTCCGTACCCCGCCTCCTGATGTTCCAAAAACCCGAAGATCTCCGGCGTCAGCACATAGCGGCCGATAATGGCCAGATTGGATGGGGCCTCGCCCGGATCCGGCTTTTCCACCACTCTGCGCAGCTCGTATGCCGTCCCTTCATGGTCAAGCGCATGCAGCGGATCGATGACGCCATAACGATGCGTCTGATCGCGGGGAACGGAGCCGACGCCAATGACGGATACCCCATAGGTTTCGTATTGCTCGACAAGCTGGCCGATACAAGGCACCTCCGACCGGACCACATCATCGCCGAGAAGCACCGCAAAAGGTTCGTTGCCGATAAAATTGCGGGCGCACCATATGGCATGCCCGAGCCCTTTGGCCTCCTTCTGACGGATGTAATGAATTTCGACCGTAGAAGAACGCCGGACCGATTCCAGAACCTCCAGCTTGCCTTTTTGCAGCAAATTATGCTCCAGCTCAAACGAATGGTCGAAGTGATCTTCAATGGAGCGTTTGCCTTTTCCGGTTACGATGATGATATCTTCGATCCCCGCGGCAATCGCCTCTTCGACGATGTACTGGATCGTCGGTTTATCGACGATGGGCAGCATCTCCTTGGGCATGGCTTTGGTTGCAGGCAAAAAACGGGTTCCAAGCCCCGCTGCCGGAATGATTGCTTTCCTGACTTTTTGCACTATGTTTCTCCCCCTTTTGTACTTCCTTCTCTTTACAACCCCAAAAAGTGAAACATATGCTTCGCGGTTGATTCCGAGTACTTTTCGAGGACCCGTGATTTAAAAACCGGAAACGCCTTGTTAAGGATTAAAGGATGAGCTACATGTCCGGCCCCGCATAGCTCATACTTCAATCGAAGTATGAATTCGGGCATCTAACCCGGCCTCACACCACACTCTCGACGATTGACGTCTAAGGTACCTTCATACCCACAGCGTGATCGAGTGCCTACCGTGATAAAGGTGCAGTAGACATAACCTTCGGCCGTTCCGGCCGACAATAACCTATTCGAGGTTGTTCAAAAAGTCCGCTTTTGATCACGAAGTATAACAAGGAGAAGCTCGGCATCGAACCTTGAATTCAGCCGGGCCTTCCGGTGCTCATGTACCCAAAACGTACACTCCGCTCCTCATTCCCTAACTTCATCCAATCTTCTCGGTGCTGAAAACCGACCTTTTTGAACACGCACTATTCGGGAATTCCGTAATTATAGTACTGATGCGATTCCGACTTGCTGTATCTCTTGTTATTGAGGAACACGCCCAAAATGTTGGCTTTGGCAAGCTCCAGCTTTTCCTTTGTTTTCCTAATGAGCTCCCGCTTCACTTTTCCCGCATGCACGACAAGGATGACCCCATCGCAAACCGAAGCGACGATCAGCCCATCCGCGACAGCCATCACCGGGGAAGTATCCAGCAAAATCACATCGTATTCTTCCTTCCAAAACTCGATAATTTCCCTTAATTTATCCGAAGACAACAGCTCCGTCGGATTCGGCGGCACGGGACCGGCGGTGACCAGAGACAAATGGTCGATCGACGTTTGATGCAAAATCTCGCCATACGTGCATTGATTGGCCAAAATATTGGATAAACCGATCCGGTTGCTCACATTGAAGACGTTTTGCAATGAAGGATGCCGCAAATCGGCGTCGATCAGAAGCACCTTTTTTCCTTCATGGGCATACGCTACCGCCAAATTGCTGATCGTCGTCGTTTTCCCTTCACCGGCTTGGGTCGAGGTGACGGCCAGCACCTGCAGCTTTTGATTCCAGCCCGAAAACTGGATATTGGTACGGAGATTCCTATATCCCTCTGAAATGATGGATCGGCGGTTGATGTCCATGATCAGTTTGCTTTTACTGGCTGAGCGGCGCATAATTTTCACCTGCCTGATTTTTGGTACGGGCCGAAGTTCTCGTTCTAAGATCCCTTTTGTTCATTTTCCGGATGGCCCCAAGCGTAGTCAGTTCGAGATATCGTTCCACGTCATATTCGTTTTTGATCGTATCATCCAGATGTTCAAGCAGAAGCACGATGCCCACGACAAGGAGGAATGATGCGGCAAAAGCGATCGCCATGTTGATTTTCAGCTTCGGGCTGACCGGAACCGGATGCTTCTGCGGCTTGGCCGTATCAAGTATCGAGATATTGTCGACCTTCATGATCCGGGGGATTTCTTTTTGAAACACTTGCGAAACGGAATTAACGATATTCATGGCATGGTTGTATGAAGCATCGCGTATTTTCAGTGTTATAACCTGGGAGTTCTGTGCGGTGATCACTTGCAGATTGTCGGCGAGATCTTGGGAGGATGCCTGGAGGTCGGGATGCTGCTGCACGACCTTGTCCAGAATCGCAGCGGATGTAATAATCACTTTGTAGGAATTGATCAGCATGATGTTGGAGGTTATTTCATTGATGTCGAGTCCCCTTGCCCCCATCTGGTCCATATTCATCTTGTTCACGATCAGGGTGCTTGTAGCCTCATATGCCGGCGTTATCATGAATCGGCTGTAAAGTCCGGTTCCGGCGGTGCAAATCACCACAAACGCTACAATCAGCCACAGCCTCTTTCTCACCATTTGTATCATCAGTTTTAATTCCATCAGGATTTCCCCCAACTCTTATAGATGTTGTTCTCTGCTTTTCGGTCCCTTACTTCATCCAACTGGAGCGTTTTGAAGAAATGCATGTCGGAAGCATAAGCCAAAGCGTTTTGAAAAACGCACATCGGAAGCATAAGCTAGCGTTTTGAAGAAACGCATGTCGGAAGCATATGCTTCGGTGCTGAAAACCGGCCTCTTTAAACTCGCATTTATACGATTTGAACCTGGGCGGCTCTTTCCAGGCATTTAATTATGCAGCAGGCCGATCTTTCCTCCAATAATCAATTGGGCCGCGTGATGCTGCAGCGTCTGCAAATACTCCGATCCGCACAGCCGCTCCAGCGCTTCATATCCTTCTTTGATATAAAATCGCCTTTTAAGGTTGTTATGCGCATCGCTTCCGATGAAGTGAATCCAGCGCTTTTTGCATAAATAGGAAGCGGTCCTCCTTACTTCATCCCCAAAAAAACCGATCAGCGATTGCGTCGTGACCTGAAGTCTTACACCATGCTCCTCAATCCAGCCGAGTACTTGATCGGGGTTGCTTATGACGTCCAAATTCCGCTCGGGATGCGCGATCACCGGATGGATGCCCCGCTGTTTCATATAAGCGAGAAATTCGTAAAAGCAGCTTGGGATGCTCCGGGAAGGCAGCTCCACCAGCAGATAAGCGCTCCCGGCGAGCGTCTGCAGCCGTCCGGCCCGGTGTTCCGCCCGGTAAGCGTCAGTGAGCCGGAATTCCTGGCCGGGAAAGATCTGCAGCGGAATATTGTTTTTCTTGAGTCTGCTGTTCAGCGCCGCTACCCGGCGCCGGATTTTGCGGGCCGTGTTGGTATACCTCCTAGTCGCATGGTGCGGGGTGGCAATCACCGCTTGCATTCCCTCTTTGACTGCGGCCGCAGCCATCCGGAGCGCGCCTTCCGCCGTGCTTGGACCGTCATCCACGCCAGGGAGGATGTGGCAATGGGTATCAATCATCATATCAGCACCTTATATCTTTTGTAACAAATCGTATCATTCATGAGCCAATCGACAGCGTTTTGTGTCGGTTAAAAATGAAACCCTGAGAACCTTGACGAAATTTAGAGTTACCATTTTTAATTGCACCAATAGGAAAAACTATGGATGCATCAAGGGGGTTCGG
Encoded proteins:
- the galU gene encoding UTP--glucose-1-phosphate uridylyltransferase GalU, with the translated sequence MQKVRKAIIPAAGLGTRFLPATKAMPKEMLPIVDKPTIQYIVEEAIAAGIEDIIIVTGKGKRSIEDHFDHSFELEHNLLQKGKLEVLESVRRSSTVEIHYIRQKEAKGLGHAIWCARNFIGNEPFAVLLGDDVVRSEVPCIGQLVEQYETYGVSVIGVGSVPRDQTHRYGVIDPLHALDHEGTAYELRRVVEKPDPGEAPSNLAIIGRYVLTPEIFGFLEHQEAGYGGEIQLTDAIQKLIVEQGCIAYAFKGERFDVGEKLGYILTTIDFALHQEDLRLPLLSAMDRILQLEKQEKPSF
- a CDS encoding YveK family protein, whose amino-acid sequence is MELKLMIQMVRKRLWLIVAFVVICTAGTGLYSRFMITPAYEATSTLIVNKMNMDQMGARGLDINEITSNIMLINSYKVIITSAAILDKVVQQHPDLQASSQDLADNLQVITAQNSQVITLKIRDASYNHAMNIVNSVSQVFQKEIPRIMKVDNISILDTAKPQKHPVPVSPKLKINMAIAFAASFLLVVGIVLLLEHLDDTIKNEYDVERYLELTTLGAIRKMNKRDLRTRTSARTKNQAGENYAPLSQ
- a CDS encoding tyrosine-protein phosphatase, which produces MMIDTHCHILPGVDDGPSTAEGALRMAAAAVKEGMQAVIATPHHATRRYTNTARKIRRRVAALNSRLKKNNIPLQIFPGQEFRLTDAYRAEHRAGRLQTLAGSAYLLVELPSRSIPSCFYEFLAYMKQRGIHPVIAHPERNLDVISNPDQVLGWIEEHGVRLQVTTQSLIGFFGDEVRRTASYLCKKRWIHFIGSDAHNNLKRRFYIKEGYEALERLCGSEYLQTLQHHAAQLIIGGKIGLLHN
- a CDS encoding alginate lyase family protein, yielding MLTLQTKFRRLKKMPFRIAVKKVAGKAAEQAGFVYREYRIRRKPVSIPAELFRSFVPECAYLVNPADKDGYMKMLLTEGLDADIIRDADRICAHVFDLLGSGDTQLGPSLPWNEDFKSGYRWAKKFYKRIKIVDLDNAADVKVPWELSRFQHLFTLGKAYWLTGDEKYALEFRMQLEDWILQNPVGMSVNWTCAMDVAIRAANWIAAVPFFRESPSIPDAFWENFHASLYLHGRFIRGNLENTGEHTGNHYTADLAGLIALGLYFRGFHVPEDRMQGTGPAEWLAFGLSELEKEMFIQVHPDGTNYEASTSYHRLVAEMFLVTTIWCARNDLGFSAEYLRRLEAMFDFMLQIMKPDGLTPLIGDADDGRYLIVSQYGGWLRNDFRHLLAVAGEFFDRDDFRTAGLCAREDALWIAGGLKPFLQSAYSAMKSSAFPDGGYYVLRSPEVYCLIRCGELSFHGHGAHSHNDQLSFVLNIRGRDIAVDPGTYVYSADYRARNVFRSTAVHNTLQLGGMEQNDMEERNLFLLREQTNAACTRFADSHFAGRHEGYLAKGGIIHNRYITLEQASLIIIDTLEQTAAMTADVPSAAVSLMLAPEIHVSRDREKWLLHAEELTVTLEFEHAAKVELQEAWVSTSYGTRVPSKLLRVDIQSQILKTNIHFEANGGAIG
- a CDS encoding CpsD/CapB family tyrosine-protein kinase, which produces MRRSASKSKLIMDINRRSIISEGYRNLRTNIQFSGWNQKLQVLAVTSTQAGEGKTTTISNLAVAYAHEGKKVLLIDADLRHPSLQNVFNVSNRIGLSNILANQCTYGEILHQTSIDHLSLVTAGPVPPNPTELLSSDKLREIIEFWKEEYDVILLDTSPVMAVADGLIVASVCDGVILVVHAGKVKRELIRKTKEKLELAKANILGVFLNNKRYSKSESHQYYNYGIPE
- the wecC gene encoding UDP-N-acetyl-D-mannosamine dehydrogenase yields the protein MVKKVCVVGLGYIGLPTAGLLAKNGFQVHGVDVNIHTVEKISQGEVHITEPDLDQVVKEAVQCGLLRASTIPAEADVYILAVPTPFQENNKPDLTYVEQAVKAVIPYLRPGNLVILESTSPVGTTERIADWILEARRDLSISDSLYAAYNRIFVSYCPERVLPGQILRELVENDRIVGGIDEASTRWTADFYRHFVKGAILETNARTAEMAKLTENSFRDVNIAFANELSLICDHLEIDVWELIRLANRHPRVNILQPGPGVGGHCIAVDPWFLVDAAPEQAKLIHTARIVNDSKPWYVAEKVIQVAAKLKSPGIACLGLSFKANIDDLRESPALAIVEHLAKAAAAYLYVAEPHIKELPVSLQYGNVQFCEAEEAVRQADIVLLLVNHDAFGPIGPELLEDKIVVDTRGFFMHPSRVEARV